TAGATTCAAGACAACTATTCCACACTTCAAAACTTCATACCTCTATAACTGACATCAGCATTTAGTCAAAATATATAAAACTCACCACGCAGCTCAGAAGATGCATAAGGTCCAATGTGTTGTTGATTTTCACCAAGAATATACCATCCTACTTCCACAACTGTACCATAACTCCCCTCCATGATATTCCCTGCACCAACAAGATCAAAAGCGCAACATCTCAATCCACCTCTTGCTACTTCATACAGAACAAATCACAAGCATAACATAAATAAGTGCAAGTTTATTCACGACCATAGCATCAATACAACAAATTACGCAGTGTTTTTCCTACCTATCACTCTTAAAAGTAATTTTCAAACTACAAATAGAAATTAATCATAATTAAAAAGATTTGACATCACATATAGAAAGAAAAAAACTGGCCTGGAAATCACAGCCAATACTACATCCACGCAAAAGGAAACAAAGTCTTTCCGTACTTCTCATTATTCATTCAAATCGAGTAGTTAAACCATAATAAACACTAAGCCCATCGTGTATATTTCAGGGAAACAGCTAGCTAAGAAACCCATTTCAACTGTAAATTTTTGCGGCAACTAGCAATAGCAAATTACTTGCAAGAGAAAGTATTAAGCATGCAACAAAATTGATTAGAAGGACCTAGCATACCAAAAACGTTATCTCACTATTTGGATTTACGCTAATTTATAAACTTTTTCATAGCCCAATCTCTCTGACTTAAAATCTATCTTATTCACATACTGGGTAATGATACTAACCAGAAGATTGTTGATAGTATTGTGGTTGTTGATGTTGGTGATCTTGGGAGCCGTCTTCGCTTGACATCGTTCTGGAAACCAAATACTTATGTTATGTAAAACGGTAGAAGAGGAAACTAAATTAAATGGAAGTCTATGGAGACGTTTCCAGCTGTTTGGATATCAACGTTCCTACATTCGAGATTCAGGATAAGGATATATCCTTGCGCGGACTGTTTGGCAATCCAAATGGGGCTGCCCGGCCAGGGATGGCCACCGGTTCGGTTCGAGTCATTTACAAATTGAAATTAACGATTTCAGTCTATGGTTCAGATGAATTAGTTTTAATCTTGTATTTGATTTTAATTCagtataattttgattaaatttaacaatcaatttttttcaaaaggaaatacttaattttaatataatttaagtttaaattaaattaatttaattttaatttttaaattaaattataatcaaATTTAAATGTGGATAACCGAATACATAAAAAAACAGTTTATCTAAGAAGTACAACACTACactcattaaaattaattaaatatacttATTTATCACTAATACTGTATtgataatattaaatatatatatatatatatattttatataatattacacatttttgtaatattatatattttgttataatgttataattttttatataaaattaataataaataaatatatttaataaattttaattaatgtaataTTACACtcaatagaaaagaaaaatcgaTAAATAAATGTATCTGCACTTATACTTtgttaattgttaagcataaggactttttttttaatctctttaTTTTGAGCATCATCAAAATTTGTAGGATTATAACTATTTAATAAAACAAGGTTTGATTAGGAAGCTCTCTTTAGTGGGTGGAGAGAGAAATTCCCTCCATTTCTTCTTTTGGTTTTTTGAGATCTTAGAGTTTCAGTTGGCTTCCCCTGCCCAAAATGCTTTGTTTTGCCGGTAGGGTTTTGGGCTTCCCACCCATGCCCATCTGGTTTGTGAATACTGTGACACTGCCAAATTAGGTAAATGTTAAAGCCCACTTTTATTTTCCAACTAGCCGTTAGACTTGTCAACGGTCACCTTGTCAATACGACCGTTAGCCTATCTCAATTCATAGGAAATCATCTCTTCAAAACTCGCACTTCCTCTCCCCAAATAAATCACAATCAGACtccaagaaaaaaagaaaaaaccaaCCAAAACTCGCACTGCAACCTACACCTACATGCAGTGTCTCAGGATCCGTTTtggtattattattaaaaatattgttgagaaaattattttttttaaaatattaattagagaatattaaaaaatatttaaaaattaaatttaattaattttagttataaaaatattaaaataataaaataattttttttaaaccatTTTTTTCAGCaagatttaaaataatatttttattcaaaaaaataattttaaccttCAAAACTCAATACCAAAAAGGCTGCTAATCTCACTATCACACCCACACGGTATTCTCGTTCTCCAACTACATTCTACTGGGTGCAGCCTCTAGCTGCATGTTCTTGACCCTTTTGCTTCGCTTAGTGCCATCAATATGTGGATTCTTTCTCATTCTGCTTCACATCTTGACCATTGCTGGGGCAGTTTCAGGTTGTGCTGCTGCTTCATCAGGGACTAATAGGTGGTACGCTGCACACATGGTGGCCACAGTGCTGACAGCAATATTTCAAGGTTCAATATCGGTATTGATTTTTACTAAGACGGGATTTCCTTGGGCAATTGAAGTCATATGTAAGGGAAGAAGATAGCGAGGTGATATTGAAGCTCGCTGGTGGATTGTGTGTGATGATTTTCTGCTTGGAGTGGGTGGTGCTTATTCTTGCATTTTTCTTGAAGTACTATGCTTATGTGGAGGGTGATGGTAGTAGCGGCAATCCTACTGCTATGAAGAGGACTGCTAAGGTGCAGCAAGAGGAGGACCTGAAGGATTGTCAATGGCGTTTCCAAGTATAAATTTATACCATATGGCTCTGGTTATGGGGTTGACGGTATTTACTGTGGTGCTGCTGCCACATTAATctgttctctttttcttttctttttcgtttttcattttttcattcaattattattattattacttttttttgCCCTATGGGATTGATTTGATCATATGAGGAGACTGTGCAAAAGTTCCTTCGCATGATTTCAATGCTGCAAGATATTGGATAGTATGCTATTTCAATATGAAATTCTCTTCCTTTCTTCCAAGGCActatcaccttttttttttttttttttttgcgctAGCACTATCACCTTGTTGTTCAATATAAAGATTTGAAATATGGCAATCATTAAAGATTAGAAATCCAATGATACTAGAAGCATCTTCAATAGGTCTCGAATCTGAATCCACTCGGAGTCTAAACAACCAAAAATTATTAGTTCATTCCAAACACACAAATTATTATCAAGCCTTTCTTTTATTTCGCTGGATAGAGCAATGCAAATATAAAGTTACACCATCATTCTATATTGATAATGTAAAAACAAAACAGTTACACATACACCTATATTTCAGAGAGAGACATTTTTTTGGTTTGTAATTTGGAAAAAGGGCAAAGCAATGCATACGCCTATTTTGGGTCTAACATTCCATTGGCTAGTTGTACGTCTTTTGAGATCTAATGCAACCAACACAAGATCATATATATCTACAATGCCTTCGCCTATATATAGAAGTACAACCACATAACTCTCATCAAAATGGAACTAAAATTGGAATATCAGTTTGGCAATTACGAAGCACTAGTCCCATGCTGTGCTTAAAGCTTCAGTTCTCTTCCAAAAATCCAGCTGAATGGCACAGTAGAAGAAGCTTGCTTCACCCTTCCCTGAGCTCTCTCCTCCAGCCTTCTAATTCTTGCAGGCAATCCGCATACAAAATCCTGTGCTCTACTTCCATCACCAGAAAGACCTGTCAGCTTCTCGACTTTCCATCTTCCCACCAGAAATTCCAGAATATCAGCATAGTCCTTGGCAGTGTAGACCCCAATCCGCTGGGCAACAGTGGAGTAGTGTTCAAAAAGATTATCATCCTGCCCATCATACATCAAGTGGGCTGGCATTGAGATTTTTTTCCTCATCATGTCAGCTAAAGCCAAGACAGTGCCATATGGGTCAACCTCAAAGAGCTTCTCTACAATCTTAGTGTAGGCAGTTTCATGGCGTTTTTCATCTGCAGCAATGGTGCCACATATCTGTGCCAGCTTCATGTCTCCATGCTCCTTGGCTAGTCTAGCAGTGTTCCCATGGGAGATGAATGTTGCCCTCTCTTGGAAAGAAGTGTAGATGAAACCAAGGTACGGGTTGTTTTCTGTTTTAGGGTCCTACAAagtataaacatatataaaaaggAAATCAGCCAAATCTGGACACACAGAATGATATAGATTTTAAGGAATTGGTGTTAACAGACCATCACAGGCTTCCACTAGACATGATGAACCTCAGCATGGTTTATCACAACAATGCTATGCTGTGGTCACTATAATGGTCAAGTCCATAAAGATGACCACCAAAGCCAGTCATGAAAATACATATAGTGCTTTCTCCTCAAAATCTCTTCAGAGTTTCCCAATAACATGTCCAGGTGCCTTCTATTTTTCACTGACAAATTGACTATTTGTCTAGTGGCTTGCACCTAATAATTGGATAACAGGCCAAACAGAGAACATCTACACAAGCAACTCCTTTTTGAGAGGTAAATGAGGCAGCACATACAATTGGTCTTGCAAGCTATTATGTttatcaaaatgatgtcaaattCCACTATATAACTAcaaattcactaaaaattgtAGGCTTCCTTCCTAGCATGCATATGATTTTCAGAGGAAAATATAAAGTTTGTGGCAACACCAAAAAACAAATATGAATAAATAGGTGAGCATGGGATCTTACCATCCCTGACCCAATCAGATACTGAATTGTCTTCTCAATCTGCTTCATATCCACTCTTCCAGAGAGGTAGAGATACTTGTTGAGAAGGTCACCATGCCTATTCTCTTCTGCAGTCCATGCCCTTGTCCAAATTGCCCAAGAAGTAAGGCTTGCACCAGTCTCATCTCGAACTCCATCTAGGGTGTTAAGCATTGTCTGGTAGGTTGGAAGGGCTTCTTCAGTGATCATATCTCCAACCAGCACAACAAAATAGTCATCAGGGAGTTCCCTTGATCTTGCCCTCAATTCCTTGACTTGCTCATAAAATCCTTCTGACTCAGGCTCTGGGAGAAAATCTTGTGGTTGCCAACATTTCTCAACAGGCTTTAGGTGCACCAAAATGTTATCCTCAGCCCAATCCTCCAATGATTTGAAAATCTCCATCTTTTGTGGAGGCATGGAGTGAGTCACTTGAACATGTGCCTCTCGTGGAGGGCAATAGGGCTGCTTTAGATTCTCAATCTCTCTGTGACCAAAAAAAGCATGAAGTTACATACACTTACAAAGCTTCTATTTACCCCAAGTTACAAATACATAAACCATGTTTGCATGATCCCCAGTTCATTCAGTTAGATGGAAATCCTGAGGTCATTTCAACTTTCAACCATAAAAGTTCACCAACTTTTGAGAGTGCATAGGTGATATTTAATGTTTGGCATGGATGTGGCTGTCAAATTGAATATCATTACATTGAAATGGAAAGACAACCCCAACTAGTTTCAAATTAAGGGTCATTTGAGTTGAACATGAATGTGGGGCACACATAATAGATGTTGCAACACACATTCATTTATTATTTATACCAAAAAGCAGAGTTTAGATATATTTTGCATCCAGATAAGATCATAATATTTGCAAAAATTGTCTGCCAGCATTACACTGTTGTTTTGTCAATAGTAATGACTAAGCACATTGAGGCAGTATAACCATCCTACTCTTGACAAGTAAATTGCAAACAACACAATGCTAGCGATTCCTCAAAGAATCATGATCCCGATAAAACACTTCCACAAATTTTGGTGACAAACAACCATGTCTACTGCATTGATGTAACATTACAAATCTATAGAAAAACCATGTAAAGTCTCTTATATAACAGCCAATTGAAATATTACAATAAGGTGACAAAGAAAATACAGTCAAACAATcaaccgagagagagagagagagagagagagagagagagagagagagagagatttattGGTAAGATTTTAAGGTAAATGGAACTAAGCACGTACAAATATACAAGAAAGAAAACCAAACTCAACAACCACTATatcgataaaaaaaaataaaaaaaaggcaaCTATCCAACCATTTCTGTGACAGTAAAGTAATAACCAAAATAGAGAATAAAGATAAGAGCCATATTTATTTGAGAAACAGGGATGCAAGGAAAATTAACAGAATCGTAACGAATTTCCCAACGTTAACCATCTTCATAGACAGAAGCCTTCAAATATAATAAACCAAAAAAAAGGACAatttttattgttaaaaaaatattacGTTTACACACAGGACAAAGTAGATGAATTAAGCAACCAAAATTTCTGGTAAGTTCCAAAACATAAGCCATACAGTAATGCTCATCAAGCTTCCAGTACTCCTGGCAGGAATCCTGAGGATACATATTTGCACTTTAATATGCCATATCAAATGTTATTGATTTGAGGGCTTTAACATATGCACTTCCACGCATGGTTGTAATTAATACCAAATTATAAAATTGTTGTATAATTGGTAATATTAAATGGATTAGCTATGATTACAAATTGGACTATACAGGTGttggatttttatttttcattttgttgTCATTAGAAGACACATATATTAATGCTTCATTTGGTAAACTTGCGTTTTAGCTTCTTACTATTATATTTTACAATAGTAAATGGGGGCAAAAAAGACAAGTACAACAAAAGGTTTACCAAACAAATTAAAGAAGCAGCAACTTGCAAGAATTTCCCACCAACGGGAGAAAACATGGACATTTAACGTTGCACACGCATTCAAACCAGTCAACCAACAAGACCTAGTTCCAAAGGAATAAGTTACCCTGGAATCACACCTAACCCTCAACAAATGGAAacgtaaaataaaatatgaatgcaTAAAATCCAAACTATACAGTACAAATAGAAAGCCCACAAGCAACCCACAGAGCACACAAAAATCCCCCTCTATACTATTAATGCAATTCACATttgataataatgataattaaaatagcCACATAT
This sequence is a window from Hevea brasiliensis isolate MT/VB/25A 57/8 chromosome 10, ASM3005281v1, whole genome shotgun sequence. Protein-coding genes within it:
- the LOC110632820 gene encoding stearoyl-[acyl-carrier-protein] 9-desaturase, chloroplastic, with protein sequence MALKLNQLTFPSAHKLPSHCCSQRSPNRIFMAATLGSTSTKEIENLKQPYCPPREAHVQVTHSMPPQKMEIFKSLEDWAEDNILVHLKPVEKCWQPQDFLPEPESEGFYEQVKELRARSRELPDDYFVVLVGDMITEEALPTYQTMLNTLDGVRDETGASLTSWAIWTRAWTAEENRHGDLLNKYLYLSGRVDMKQIEKTIQYLIGSGMDPKTENNPYLGFIYTSFQERATFISHGNTARLAKEHGDMKLAQICGTIAADEKRHETAYTKIVEKLFEVDPYGTVLALADMMRKKISMPAHLMYDGQDDNLFEHYSTVAQRIGVYTAKDYADILEFLVGRWKVEKLTGLSGDGSRAQDFVCGLPARIRRLEERAQGRVKQASSTVPFSWIFGRELKL